One region of Salvia miltiorrhiza cultivar Shanhuang (shh) chromosome 3, IMPLAD_Smil_shh, whole genome shotgun sequence genomic DNA includes:
- the LOC131017132 gene encoding cytosolic sulfotransferase 5-like, with translation MSSSSNFFKSQQPSQDFKEFLSTLPREKGFSKDSLYRYHYQGFWYVEVLLEAVISCQEHFQAADSDVFVASTPKCGTTWLKAIAFALLNRRRHPATSGDHPLLSSNPHDLVPFLETGFYGSRKALDIASFPSPRLLSTHVPHSSLPESMRSGSKCKIVYVARDPKDALVSEWHFLAKAGVLEMTMAEAFGQFCEGLNSYGPFWDHVLGYWKQSSENPKRVLFLKYEDMKARPAAEVRRVAEFLGCPFSAEEEEAGEVDGIVELCSFEALSGLEVNKKGKQEVTGIDKSAFFRRGEVGDWKNHLSPEMAKKIDRIVEEKFSESGLFL, from the coding sequence ATGTCATCATCTTCAAATTTCTTCAAATCGCAACAACCATCTCAAGACTTCAAAGAGTTCCTCTCCACTCTACCCAGAGAAAAAGGATTCTCAAAAGACTCTCTCTACCGCTATCATTATCAAGGTTTCTGGTACGTGGAAGTCCTTCTGGAAGCTGTGATTTCATGCCAAGAACATTTCCAAGCGGCAGATTCCGACGTCTTCGTCGCCTCCACTCCGAAATGCGGCACCACGTGGCTGAAGGCGATCGCCTTCGCCCTACTTAACCGGAGGCGGCACCCAGCCACCTCCGGAGACCACCCCCTCCTCTCCAGCAACCCTCACGACCTCGTGCCCTTCCTCGAGACAGGCTTCTACGGCAGCCGCAAAGCCCTCGACATCGCCTCGTTCCCCTCCCCGCGCCTCCTCTCCACGCATGTGCCCCATTCCTCCCTGCCGGAGTCGATGAGGAGCGGCTCCAAGTGCAAGATCGTGTACGTGGCGAGGGACCCAAAGGACGCCTTGGTGTCGGAGTGGCACTTCTTGGCCAAGGCGGGGGTGCTGGAGATGACGATGGCGGAGGCCTTTGGGCAATTTTGCGAGGGATTGAACAGCTATGGGCCCTTTTGGGATCATGTTCTTGGATATTGGAAGCAGAGCTCGGAAAACCCTAAGAGGGTTTTGTTCCTCAAGTACGAGGATATGAAGGCGAGGCCGGCTGCGGAGGTGCGCCGCGTGGCGGAGTTCCTCGGCTGCCCCTTCTCCGCCGAGGAGGAGGAAGCTGGGGAGGTTGATGGGATCGTGGAACTGTGTAGCTTTGAAGCTCTCAGTGGATTGGAAGTGAACAAGAAGGGGAAGCAAGAGGTGACTGGTATAGATAAGAGTGCTTTCTTTCGTCGAGGAGAGGTCGGGGATTGGAAGAATCATTTATCACCGGAGATGGCGAAGAAGATTGATCGGATTGTTGAAGAGAAGTTTTCTGAGTCAGGATTATTTCTTTAA
- the LOC131017133 gene encoding cytosolic sulfotransferase 5-like encodes MSSSSSKSFQPPQLSQDFKEFLSTLPGKKVFADDPLYRYHYQGFWYIDAILEAVISCQEHFQAEDSDVFVASAPKCGTTWLKAIAFSLLNRRRHTVTSGDHPLLTCNPHDLVPFLEIGLYGSIKALDIASFPSPRLLATHIPHSSLPDSIRSGSNCKILYVARDPKDAFVSAWHYLATVGLVSPTVAEAFENFCEGLSGYGPFWDHVLGYWKQSLENPERVLFLKYEDMKARPAVEVRRVAEFLGCPFSAEEEEAGEVDRILELCSFEGLRGLEVNKKGKLDATRVDNSAFFRRGEVGDWKNYLSPEMAERIDRIVEEKFSGSGLFL; translated from the coding sequence AtgtcatcatcatcttcaaaaTCCTTCCAACCGCCACAGCTATCCCAAGACTTCAAAGAGTTCCTCTCCACTCTACCAGGAAAAAAAGTATTCGCGGATGACCCTCTCTACCGCTATCATTATCAAGGTTTCTGGTACATCGATGCCATTCTCGAAGCTGTAATTTCTTGCCAGGAACATTTCCAAGCGGAGGATTCCGACGTCTTCGTCGCCTCCGCTCCTAAATGCGGCACCACCTGGCTGAAGGCGATTGCCTTCAGCCTACTTAACCGGAGACGGCACACTGTCACCTCCGGAGACCACCCCCTCCTCACCTGCAACCCTCACGACCTCGTGCCCTTCCTCGAGATAGGCCTCTACGGCAGCATCAAAGCCCTCGACATCGCCTCGTTCCCCTCCCCGCGCCTCCTCGCCACGCACATTCCCCATTCCTCCCTGCCGGACTCGATCAGGAGCGGCTCAAACTGCAAGATCCTGTACGTGGCGAGGGACCCCAAGGACGCCTTCGTGTCGGCGTGGCACTACTTGGCTACCGTGGGCTTGGTGAGCCCGACGGTGGCGGAGGCGTTTGAGAATTTCTGCGAGGGATTGAGTGGCTATGGGCCCTTTTGGGATCATGTTCTTGGATATTGGAAGCAAAGCTTGGAAAACCCTGAGAGGGTTTTGTTCCTCAAGTACGAGGATATGAAGGCGAGGCCGGCCGTGGAGGTGCGCCGCGTGGCGGAGTTCCTCGGCTGCCCCTTCTCCGCCGAGGAGGAGGAAGCTGGGGAGGTTGATCGGATCTTGGAACTGTGTAGCTTTGAAGGTCTCAGAGGTTTGGAAGTGAACAAGAAGGGGAAGCTAGATGCGACTCGTGTGGATAATAGTGCTTTCTTTCGTCGAGGAGAGGTCGGAGATTGGAAGAATTATTTATCGCCGGAGATGGCGGAGAGGATTGATCGGATTGTTGAAGAGAAGTTTTCTGGGTCGGGATTATTCCTATAA